A stretch of the Malus domestica chromosome 08, GDT2T_hap1 genome encodes the following:
- the LOC108171853 gene encoding carotenoid 9,10(9',10')-cleavage dioxygenase-like yields the protein MHTMFLNILLDVLVLICRLLEYNHEGYARISAMPHYGNADSIHWFKVEPNCTFHIINSFEDGDEVVVWGCKALDSIIPGPDMASTQFGCGEVNEIYLTGKRFCMDFSMINGAFSGVKNRYGYAQVIDSVVSSASGMLKYNGLAKLHFEEPADVSLSSEGQLEEAIKVETHMFEENSFCTGACFVPKQGGF from the exons ATGCATACAATGTTCTTAAATATATTGCTTGATGTGCTGGTTTTGATATGCAGATTATTAGAGTACAATCATGAAGGATATGCACGAATCAGTGCGATGCCACACTACGGCAATGCAGATTCAATACACTGGTTTAAAGTTGAACCCAATTGCACATTTCACATAATCAATAGTTTTGAAGATGGTGATGAG GTTGTAGTGTGGGGTTGTAAAGCTCTGGACTCAATTATACCAGGACCTGACATGGCATCGACACAATTTGGGTG TGGGGAAGTCAATGAGATATATCTCACTGGAAAAAGGTTTTGTATGGATTTTTCCATGATCAATGGAGCTTTCTCCGGCGTTAAAAATAGATATGGCTACGCCCAAGTGATTGATTCCGTCGTAAGCTCTGCCTCAG GCATGCTCAAATATAATGGTCTAGCCAAGCTACACTTTGAAGAACCAGCTGATGTTTCTTTG AGTAGTGAAGGCCAATTAGAAGAGGCAATAAAGGTGGAAACTCACATGTTTGAGGAGAACAGCTTTTGCACTGGAGCTtgttttgtcccaaaacaaggggggttttga
- the LOC103441165 gene encoding carotenoid 9,10(9',10')-cleavage dioxygenase 1-like isoform X1 has product MASCIPFQLNCSSLQKKSSASENLYHLKSTLSSAFMNKIQPFMMGKMEQVIPMQIDVSKTFKSTSDKVLDFLVDSMFEFVDQEYLPSQSNFRPVDELGGVVAVTSSIRGKIPDDFPEGVYIRNGPNPLFGGFKSTRSVFGRSSHIWVEGEGMLHALYFSRDGDVNDGGWTVRYNNRHVETETFKLEKQRNKPSFLPAIGGDSPAILAAYLLNLLRFGKVNKYYSNTNVFEHSGKFYSVAENHIPQEIDIITLETLGNWDFSGAWNRPFTSHAKRAPGSEELVIHGFDAVKPYMEIGIISADGKELIHKVDLKLSRSSFFHELGITERYNVLMDFPLTFDINRLVNGRPLLEYNHEGYARIGVMPRYGDADSIRWFKVEPNCTFHIINSFEDGDEVVVWGCKALDSIIPGPDMASTQFGWLPRNFKPTSPSKENDHDTISSVDDGNLFSHAYEWRLNMQSGEVSERYLTGKRFCMDFPTINGAFSGVKNRYGYAQVVDSGASSASGMLKYNGLAKLHFEEPADVSLRSEGQLEEAIKVETHMFEENSFCTGASFVPKQGGFEEDDGWLITFVHNEDTNISQVYVIETKKFSNEPVAKITLSCRVPYGFHGAFMPISSPT; this is encoded by the exons ATGGCTTCATGTATTCCATTTCAACTGAACTGCTCTTCTCTTCAGAAGAAGTCTTCTGCCTCTGAAAATCTTTATCACTTGAAGAGCACCCTCTCCTCAGCTTTCATG AACAagattcagccatttatgatgGGAAAAATGGAACAAGTCATTCCCATGCAAATAGATGTCTCCAAAACTTTCAAGAGCACTTCTGACAAAGTGTTGGACTTCTTGGTAGATTCAATGTTCGAATTCGTCGATCAAGAGTATCTTCCATCTCAG AGCAACTTCAGGCCGGTTGATGAGTTGGGAGGAGTAGTTGCTGTCACCAGCAGCATCAGAGGGAAAATCCCAGATGATTTTCCAGAGGGTGTCTACATAAGAAATG gGCCAAACCCTCTATTTGGAGGATTTAAATCGACAAGATCTGTGTTTGGAAGGTCAAGTCACATATGGGTTGAAGGAGAAGGTATGCTACATGCTTTATATTTTAGTAGGGACGGCGACGTCAATGATGGAGGCTGGACTGTCCGGTACAACAACAGACACGTTGAAACGGAAACGTTCAAGCTTGAAAAACAACGAAACAAGCCATCTTTTCTTCCCGCCATAGGCGGGGACTCGCCGGCTATTTTGGCCGCTTACCTCCTCAATTTG TTGAGGTTTGGCAAAGTGAACAAGTATTATAGCAACACCAATGTTTTCGAGCATTCGGGGAAGTTCTATTCCGTAGCAGAAAATCACATACCTCAAGAGATTGACATCATTACATTAGAAACTTTAGGCAACTGGGATTTCTCTGGAGCTTGGAACAGACCTTTTACCAGCCACGCTAAG AGAGCTCCCGGCTCAGAGGAGCTAGTCATTCACGGATTTGACGCAGTAAAACCATATATGGAAATTGGAATAATTTCAG CTGATGGAAAGGAGCTAATTCACAAAGTAGATCTCAAACTCAGCAGGAGCAGCTTTTTCCATGAATTAGGGATCACAGAGAG GTATAATGTACTCATGGATTTTCCTCTAACTTTTGACATAAACAGACTCGTTAACGGACGCCC ATTATTAGAGTACAATCATGAAGGATATGCACGAATCGGTGTGATGCCACGCTACGGCGATGCAGATTCAATCCGCTGGTTTAAAGTTGAACCCAATTGCACATTTCACATAATCAATAGTTTTGAAGATGGTGATGAG GTTGTAGTGTGGGGTTGTAAAGCTCTGGACTCAATTATACCAGGACCTGACATGGCATCGACTCAATTTGGGTGGTTACCAAGAAATTTTAAGCCTACAAGTccaagtaaagaaaatgatcatGATACTATCTCATCAGTCGACGATGGAAACTTATTTTCTCATGCTTATGAATGGAGATTAAACATGCAAAGTGGGGAAGTCAGTGAGAGATATCTCACTGGAAAAAGGTTTTGTATGGATTTTCCCACGATCAATGGAGCTTTCTCCGGCGTTAAAAATAGATATGGCTACGCCCAAGTGGTTGATTCCGGCGCAAGCTCTGCCTCAG GCATGCTCAAATATAATGGTCTAGCCAAGCTACACTTTGAAGAACCAGCTGATGTTTCTTTG AGAAGTGAAGGCCAATTAGAAGAGGCAATAAAGGTGGAAACTCACATGTTTGAGGAGAACAGCTTTTGCACTGGAGCTtcttttgtcccaaaacaagggggttttgaagaagatgatggaTGGCTTATCACTTTTGTTCACAATGAAGATACTAACATATCTCAA GTTTATGTGATCGagacaaagaagttttccaatgAGCCTGTTGCCAAAATTACATTGTCCTGTAGAGTTCCATATGGATTTCATGGAGCCTTCATGCCAATCTCATCACCCACTTAG
- the LOC103441165 gene encoding carotenoid 9,10(9',10')-cleavage dioxygenase 1-like isoform X2: MMGKMEQVIPMQIDVSKTFKSTSDKVLDFLVDSMFEFVDQEYLPSQSNFRPVDELGGVVAVTSSIRGKIPDDFPEGVYIRNGPNPLFGGFKSTRSVFGRSSHIWVEGEGMLHALYFSRDGDVNDGGWTVRYNNRHVETETFKLEKQRNKPSFLPAIGGDSPAILAAYLLNLLRFGKVNKYYSNTNVFEHSGKFYSVAENHIPQEIDIITLETLGNWDFSGAWNRPFTSHAKRAPGSEELVIHGFDAVKPYMEIGIISADGKELIHKVDLKLSRSSFFHELGITERYNVLMDFPLTFDINRLVNGRPLLEYNHEGYARIGVMPRYGDADSIRWFKVEPNCTFHIINSFEDGDEVVVWGCKALDSIIPGPDMASTQFGWLPRNFKPTSPSKENDHDTISSVDDGNLFSHAYEWRLNMQSGEVSERYLTGKRFCMDFPTINGAFSGVKNRYGYAQVVDSGASSASGMLKYNGLAKLHFEEPADVSLRSEGQLEEAIKVETHMFEENSFCTGASFVPKQGGFEEDDGWLITFVHNEDTNISQVYVIETKKFSNEPVAKITLSCRVPYGFHGAFMPISSPT, encoded by the exons atgatgGGAAAAATGGAACAAGTCATTCCCATGCAAATAGATGTCTCCAAAACTTTCAAGAGCACTTCTGACAAAGTGTTGGACTTCTTGGTAGATTCAATGTTCGAATTCGTCGATCAAGAGTATCTTCCATCTCAG AGCAACTTCAGGCCGGTTGATGAGTTGGGAGGAGTAGTTGCTGTCACCAGCAGCATCAGAGGGAAAATCCCAGATGATTTTCCAGAGGGTGTCTACATAAGAAATG gGCCAAACCCTCTATTTGGAGGATTTAAATCGACAAGATCTGTGTTTGGAAGGTCAAGTCACATATGGGTTGAAGGAGAAGGTATGCTACATGCTTTATATTTTAGTAGGGACGGCGACGTCAATGATGGAGGCTGGACTGTCCGGTACAACAACAGACACGTTGAAACGGAAACGTTCAAGCTTGAAAAACAACGAAACAAGCCATCTTTTCTTCCCGCCATAGGCGGGGACTCGCCGGCTATTTTGGCCGCTTACCTCCTCAATTTG TTGAGGTTTGGCAAAGTGAACAAGTATTATAGCAACACCAATGTTTTCGAGCATTCGGGGAAGTTCTATTCCGTAGCAGAAAATCACATACCTCAAGAGATTGACATCATTACATTAGAAACTTTAGGCAACTGGGATTTCTCTGGAGCTTGGAACAGACCTTTTACCAGCCACGCTAAG AGAGCTCCCGGCTCAGAGGAGCTAGTCATTCACGGATTTGACGCAGTAAAACCATATATGGAAATTGGAATAATTTCAG CTGATGGAAAGGAGCTAATTCACAAAGTAGATCTCAAACTCAGCAGGAGCAGCTTTTTCCATGAATTAGGGATCACAGAGAG GTATAATGTACTCATGGATTTTCCTCTAACTTTTGACATAAACAGACTCGTTAACGGACGCCC ATTATTAGAGTACAATCATGAAGGATATGCACGAATCGGTGTGATGCCACGCTACGGCGATGCAGATTCAATCCGCTGGTTTAAAGTTGAACCCAATTGCACATTTCACATAATCAATAGTTTTGAAGATGGTGATGAG GTTGTAGTGTGGGGTTGTAAAGCTCTGGACTCAATTATACCAGGACCTGACATGGCATCGACTCAATTTGGGTGGTTACCAAGAAATTTTAAGCCTACAAGTccaagtaaagaaaatgatcatGATACTATCTCATCAGTCGACGATGGAAACTTATTTTCTCATGCTTATGAATGGAGATTAAACATGCAAAGTGGGGAAGTCAGTGAGAGATATCTCACTGGAAAAAGGTTTTGTATGGATTTTCCCACGATCAATGGAGCTTTCTCCGGCGTTAAAAATAGATATGGCTACGCCCAAGTGGTTGATTCCGGCGCAAGCTCTGCCTCAG GCATGCTCAAATATAATGGTCTAGCCAAGCTACACTTTGAAGAACCAGCTGATGTTTCTTTG AGAAGTGAAGGCCAATTAGAAGAGGCAATAAAGGTGGAAACTCACATGTTTGAGGAGAACAGCTTTTGCACTGGAGCTtcttttgtcccaaaacaagggggttttgaagaagatgatggaTGGCTTATCACTTTTGTTCACAATGAAGATACTAACATATCTCAA GTTTATGTGATCGagacaaagaagttttccaatgAGCCTGTTGCCAAAATTACATTGTCCTGTAGAGTTCCATATGGATTTCATGGAGCCTTCATGCCAATCTCATCACCCACTTAG